The Ooceraea biroi isolate clonal line C1 chromosome 11, Obir_v5.4, whole genome shotgun sequence genome includes a region encoding these proteins:
- the LOC105280569 gene encoding GTP-binding protein 1 has product MSSTGSIISHTLAHLPEKEHGSISTVDYSSIREKNVLVSPSEDQYDLLLRRLKERIQDGGSETIFDIGIAEDGSEDGLKEDEYEASVATLQSLAATLEADCVLLRQSKVDHGLTGQYLVRRRLDRQDFLEIRVAVVGNVDAGKSTLLGVLTHGELDNGRGLARQKLFRHKHEAETGRTSSVGNDILGFDSVGNVVNKPEHGSLDWVKICEKSSKVITFIDLAGHERYLKTTVFGMTGHAPDFGMLMIGANAGIVGMTKEHLGLALALSVPVFVVVTKIDMCPPNVLQENLKLLIRILKSPGCRKVPVTVKTPDDVVVSATNFVSERLCPIFQVSNVSGENLNLLKMFLNLLTARITSHDDEPAEFQIDDTYSVPGVGTVVSGTTLKGIIKLNDTLLLGPDPLGRFTPIAVKSIHRKRMPVREVRGGQTASFALKKIKRSHIRKGMVMVAPALNPQACWEFEGEILVLHHPTTISSRYQAMVHCGSIRQTASILSMSQDCLRTGDKALVHFRFIKHPEYIKPGQRMVFREGRTKAVGNVVKLIPHSNNTSTQASRINKPNKTSQSRQSANVQTAEMTEADSMIESQTAKQENVPQKSGSNQNKKGRGRRGGRSHNSINSIQPLAEQNPPAKV; this is encoded by the exons ATGTCGAGCACTGGGTCTATCATATCGCACACCCTTGCTCATCTGCCGGAGAAAGAGCATGGGTCCATCTCTACTGTAGATTACTCTAGCATCAGGGAGAAG AATGTCTTGGTCAGTCCATCCGAGGATCAGTACGACCTGTTACTGAGGAGATTGAAAGAAAGGATTCAGGATGGAGGCAGTGAGACGATCTTCGACATTGGTATCGCCGAAG ACGGATCCGAGGATGGATTGAAGGAGGATGAGTATGAAGCGTCAGTCGCCACTTTACAGTCCCTCGCTGCTACATTGGAAGCAGATTGCGTACTTCTGCGTCAGAGCAAGGTAGATCACGGTCTTACGGGGCAATATCTAGTGAGGAGACGTCTAGATCGGCAGGATTTCTTAGAGATTAG GGTCGCCGTAGTTGGCAATGTAGATGCTGGTAAATCGACATTGTTGGGAGTACTGACGCATGGCGAACTCGACAATGGACGAGGCCTGGCGCggcaaaaattatttcgtcaCAAGCACGAAGCCGAGACTGGGCGAACTAGTTCCGTGGGAAACGATATTCTTGGATTCGACAGCGTCG GTAACGTAGTGAACAAACCTGAGCACGGATCGCTGGACTGGGTAAAAATCTGCGAGAAGTCCTCCAAAGTTATCACATTTATCGATCTTGCTGGCCACGAGAGATATTTAAAGACGACTGTTTTCGGGATGACGGGACACGCTCCAGATTTTG gtATGCTAATGATCGGAGCAAACGCCGGCATCGTAGGAATGACCAAGGAACATCTGGGTCTCGCCCTAGCCCTGTCCGTACCCGTATTCGTCGTCGTGACGAAAATCGACATGTGTCCGCCGAACGTTCTGcaggaaaatttaaaattgctgATAAGAATCCTGAAATCGCCCGGCTGTAGGAAAGTTCCGGTTACGGTAAAGACACCCGACGATGTCGTAGTTAGCGCGACAAATTTTGTCTCGGAACG ACTGTGTCCGATCTTCCAAGTGTCTAACGTGTCTGGCGAAAATTTAAATCTCCTCAAGATGTTCCTCAATCTGTTGACCGCAAGAATCACTAGTCACGATGATGAGCCTGCCGAGTTCCAAATCGACGACACGTATTCCGTGCCA GGGGTCGGTACCGTCGTGTCGGGCACAACTTTGAAAGGTATCATCAAATTAAACGATACTTTATTACTAGGACCCGATCCGCTAGGCCGTTTCACGCCTATAGCGGTGAAAAGTATCCACCGAAAGAGAATGCCCGTCCGCGAGGTGAGAGGCGGTCAAACAGCCAGTTTCGCCTTGAAGAAGATCAAGCGGTCGCACATTCGCAAGGGTATGGTGATGGTCGCGCCTGCGCTCAATCCGCAGGCCTGCTGGGAGTTCGAGGGCGAGATCTTGGTGCTACACCATCCGACAACGATTAGTTCGCGCTACCAAGCGATGG TACATTGCGGCAGCATACGACAAACGGCATCTATATTGTCCATGTCCCAGGACTGCCTGAGAACGGGCGACAAGGCGTTGGTGCACTTTCGATTCATCAAGCATCCGGAGTACATAAAACCCGGGCAGAGAATGGTTTTCCGCGAGGGACGCACCAAGGCGGTGGGAAACGTGGTGAAACTTATACCGCACTCGAACAATACCAGTACGCAGGCGTCGAGGATTAATAAGCCGAACAAGACCTCGCAGAGTCGGCAGAGTGCGAACGTGCAG ACAGCGGAAATGACTGAAGCCGACTCGATGATCGAGTCGCAAACGGCCAAGCAGGAGAACGTGCCGCAAAAGTCTGGATCGAACCAGAACAAGAAGGGCCGAGGCCGGAGAGGAGGACGGTCTCACAACTCCATCAACAGTATTCAGCCTTTGGCGGAGCAGAATCCTCCTGCAAAAGTATAA
- the LOC105280571 gene encoding N-glycosylase/DNA lyase produces the protein MTKFARGYLKVRNTFETKMKQGRIPCSRTELNLALTLHGGQSFRWTDYDAGYRGVFHGCVWTLSQDETHLLYSVQGSLQDSVNYDAVLSEYFRLSISLREHYEKWAAADAHFQKHFDGNNAVRILKQDVVETLFSFICSSNNNISRISNMVEKLCSLFGRKICSLEDKEYYDFPTIEALKSQDVEDTLRREKFGYRAAYIFNTAEQLSALDGRNWLLNLQKENGASYHAAREELMTLPGIGPKVADCICLMSLGHLDAIPIDTHIFQVAQANYLPLLKKQKTVTPKIHAEVGNHLRELWGPLAGWAQAIVFSTKINTKSKINIKSKSTGTQKRKNSEDENLQRNTARRKLREK, from the exons ATGACGAAGTTCGCGCGAGGATATTTAAAAGTGCGTAACACATTCGAAACAAAAATGAAGCAAGGTAGAATTCCTTGTTCGCGTACGGAATTAAATCTCGCTCTTACGTTACACGGTGGTCAAAGTTTTAG ATGGACGGATTACGACGCTGGATACAGAGGCGTTTTTCATGGGTGCGTTTGGACTCTGTCTCAAGATGAGACTCATCTGCTGTACAGTGTACAAGGATCACTACAGGATTCCGTAAACTATGATGCTGTCTTGTCCGAATACTTTAGACTCTCGATATCGTTACGGGAGCATTATGAGAAATGGGCGGCAGCGGACGCACATTTTCAGAAGCATTTCGATGGGAACAATGCTGTTCGAATCTTGAAGCAAGACGTAGTGGAGACtttattctcatttatatGTAGctccaataataatatatcaag GATATCAAACATGGTTGAAAAATTGTGTTCATTATTTGGCCGGAAGATATGCTCGTTAGAGGATAAAGAGTATTACGATTTCCCGACGATAGAGGCTTTGAAAAGTCAAGACGTGGAGGACACGTTGAGGAGAGAAAAATTTGGATACCGCGCTGCGTACATTTTCAATACAGCCGAACAGCTATCGGCATTAGATGGAAGAAATTGGCTTCTGAATCTACAAAAGGAAAACGGCGCTTCGTATCACGCGGCGCGGGAAGAATTGATGACGCTACCCGGAATTGGACCAAAGGTCGCCGATTGCATATGTTTGATGTCGTTAGGCCATTTGGATGCTATACCTATAGATACCCACATCTTCCAAGTAGCGCAAGCGAATTATCTACCACTCCTGAAGAAGCAGAAGACGGTTACTCCAAAAATTCACGCAGAAGTTGGCAATCACTTGCGGGAATTATGGGGCCCGTTGGCCGGATGGGCGCAGGCTATCGTATTCTCGACAAAAATTAATACTAaatctaaaattaatattaaatctaaATCGACCGGAACGCAGAAACGCAAGAACAGTGAGGACGAGAATTTACAACGTAACACAGCACGAAGAAAATTAAGGgaaaaataa
- the LOC105280570 gene encoding SPRY domain-containing SOCS box protein 3 has protein sequence MDFNTNNHTNQSTDVKPGFSSAKYEWTWKIPSTPSVNCNGLNVVFHPVYSTGTAVVMGNRPFEAGRHHYWEILMLTYISGTDVMIGVGTANADFCYATHKFCAVLGKDRHSWGYSYKGYLQHDDKTQKYNATFNQTDVVGVHLDTWRGTLQYFLNGKPLGVAFTRLNNVTLYPMMSCTMAQCVMILRVSCSIPVSLQTGCLAVLTSKQKKYLRKMFPGLRYLSQNVFADILRKPIDDNEDDIEFPVELEHVIVDDFDYALVGFGRKRKLR, from the exons atggaTTTTAACACGAATAATCACACGAATCAATCGACAGATGTAAAACCCG GCTTCTCATCAGCAAAGTACGAGTGGACCTGGAAAATCCCATCAACTCCATCAGTTAACTGTAATGGCCTGAATGTCGTATTTCATCCAGTGTACAGCACTGGCACAGCCGTGGTAATGGGTAATAGACCATTCGAGGCTGGTAGGCATCACTACTGGGAAATTTTGATGCTAACATATATATCTGGCACAGATGTA ATGATCGGAGTGGGAACTGCCAACGCGGACTTTTGTTACGCAACTCACAAATTCTGCGCTGTGCTTGGAAAAGATCGGCACTCTTGGGGTTACTCGTACAAGGGATATTTACAGCACGATGATAAAACTCAAAAGTACAACGCGACCTTCAATCAGACCGACGTGGTTGGAGTACACCTTGACACTTGGAGAGGCACGTtgcaatattttctaaatggAAAGCCCCTTG GTGTTGCTTTCACAAGACTGAATAACGTCACACTGTATCCAATGATGAGCTGTACGATGGCTCAGTGCGTAATGATATTGAGGGTCAGCTGCTCGATACCGGTATCTCTGCAAACTGGTTGCCTGGCAGTCCTAACGTCCAAGCAGAAGAAATACCTACGAAAGATGTTTCCTGGTCTACGCTACCTCTCACAAAATGTCTTCGCTGATATATTACGGAAGCCTATCG ATGATAATGAGGACGACATCGAGTTCCCTGTGGAACTCGAGCATGTTATTGTAGACGACTTCGATTATGCTCTTGTTGGATTTGGGCGAAAGAGGAAGCTTCGGTAG